A stretch of the Leisingera thetidis genome encodes the following:
- a CDS encoding amidohydrolase translates to MTEQHDIARWLIDNSSRFIGVADDIWATPEICFQEIKSSKIQADDLEADGFDITWGAGGLPTAFVASWSNGSGPVIGFIGEYDALPGLSQKIQQSKEALEDGANGHGCGHNLLGTGALASAAALKAWMISTGQTGTLRYYGCPAEEVGFGKVYMARDGAFDDLDAAFNFHPGWSNYPVRGTFLGARSIHYRFKGRASHAGTAPHLGRSALDAVELMNIGTNYLREHVEDYVRLHYQITDGGKSPNIVPDTASVLYLAKSLYPAEVEDLVSRLNDIAKGAALMTGTRFEAEVESGTSCLINNQALADLQYEKMQELGTIDFNEAEMEFAAKINSDYPPGGADFQRRILNLPPASNYAPLIWETYDQVDTGKIHHASTDVAEVGWRTPLCMIRTTCWPLNASPHSWGVVASGGMSIGHKGMMYAATVMALAAAELIENTARLEKVRQEFIETVGSMPYVDPIPPEKMPPV, encoded by the coding sequence ATGACCGAGCAACATGACATCGCCCGGTGGCTGATCGACAACAGCAGTCGGTTCATCGGCGTAGCTGACGATATCTGGGCGACCCCGGAGATTTGCTTTCAGGAGATCAAATCGTCAAAGATCCAGGCTGACGATCTGGAAGCGGACGGGTTCGACATCACTTGGGGTGCGGGCGGACTGCCCACCGCTTTTGTGGCCAGCTGGTCCAACGGATCCGGTCCGGTCATCGGATTTATCGGCGAATATGACGCACTGCCGGGACTGTCACAGAAAATTCAGCAGTCGAAGGAGGCGCTGGAGGACGGCGCAAACGGTCATGGCTGTGGCCACAACCTACTCGGCACGGGCGCGCTTGCCTCTGCTGCGGCGCTGAAGGCTTGGATGATTTCCACCGGGCAAACAGGGACGCTCCGCTATTACGGCTGCCCTGCGGAAGAGGTGGGGTTCGGTAAGGTTTACATGGCCCGCGACGGCGCCTTTGACGATCTGGACGCGGCGTTCAACTTCCACCCCGGCTGGTCCAACTACCCGGTGCGGGGCACCTTCCTGGGCGCGCGGTCGATCCACTACCGGTTTAAGGGGCGGGCTTCCCATGCAGGCACCGCGCCGCATCTGGGACGCTCCGCGCTCGACGCGGTGGAGTTGATGAATATCGGCACGAACTACCTGCGCGAACATGTCGAGGATTATGTGCGCCTGCATTACCAGATCACCGATGGCGGCAAGTCCCCGAATATCGTGCCGGATACCGCATCCGTCCTTTACCTCGCCAAATCGCTCTACCCGGCGGAGGTCGAGGATTTGGTGTCTCGGCTGAACGATATCGCCAAAGGTGCCGCGCTGATGACCGGCACCCGTTTCGAGGCCGAGGTGGAAAGCGGCACTTCCTGCCTCATCAACAATCAGGCACTGGCCGATCTGCAATATGAGAAGATGCAGGAGCTTGGTACGATTGATTTCAATGAGGCGGAAATGGAATTCGCCGCCAAGATCAACTCAGATTATCCGCCCGGTGGCGCCGATTTCCAGCGCCGGATCCTGAACCTGCCCCCTGCGTCAAACTATGCGCCGCTAATTTGGGAGACATACGATCAGGTCGATACCGGCAAAATCCACCATGCCTCCACCGACGTGGCTGAGGTCGGCTGGAGAACGCCGCTTTGCATGATCCGCACCACCTGCTGGCCCCTGAACGCATCGCCGCATTCCTGGGGGGTCGTCGCATCGGGCGGCATGAGCATCGGGCACAAGGGCATGATGTATGCGGCAACGGTGATGGCGCTGGCCGCAGCCGAGCTGATTGAAAACACGGCACGGCTGGAGAAGGTACGGCAGGAGTTCATTGAAACGGTCGGCAGCATGCCCTATGTCGATCCGATCCCCCCCGAAAAAATGCCGCCGGTCTGA
- a CDS encoding TRAP transporter permease translates to MTVLDEGGQFNERRITVWLGLVLVLLVMVNNLPNIPGLLDLVRSIPGFADIQQISKFDPSVFFPMVFFLMMIIALTVSSFSSSWRLESRPKFYLGVFLDTLMFVTTVALCLVYWIEHPDICLIDQLNGERARLMAENLARAEEYRELFGTDPVADMPECVTTLGNWILPFFLVCTAVFFLFIIKMWGFPIVVVALLALAYTVITSLIWYFGLSDNPYLTTAIGSAIEEERSYSTAIAAARNAIILESNGVLGQFLNIIVNTVFPYIVLGALFGASAGGQSLIRMAVAATYRLRGGSAHAAIVGSAAFGTISGGPVVNVLGTGTLTIPMMQKAGYSGRFAGGVEAAASTGGQIMPPVMGVAAFVLASLSGVPYSEVIVAAFLPAVAYFLSMFLTVMFQARKSGIEAIGELTEDQKINRQDLLNLVMIFVPILIILFLLLTGKDEVSTGFLARLIGYDAASGAPMPWILELIRNGAGDPDSTGFWAVVVLFGLLFLDPGVRAVPAKLLDALSQAGILAARMYLLLIAVTVIDICNNFTNFTGLLTIDVLNWLKTADVFQVFGLEVHMGGSAYLMLVLVVAMCVTILLGMGMPTLPAYVNVILLVGPLLVALGTSVFTAHLFVFYFAVASAITPPVAIAAYAASTISKSEPMATGIAAVRAGIVVFTIPFVFAFYPEILLIDYAQLAPGTGSETGSVYLDGYDGTIDTLSLVWLLLRLVLALYLVSSALAGFERAKLARWEIWLRLAVAGAVLFKTHEIQIAALILAGLALAWHWRQAGKTSNTGQNRWEAP, encoded by the coding sequence ATGACGGTTCTTGATGAAGGCGGGCAGTTTAACGAGAGACGGATTACGGTTTGGCTCGGCCTGGTTCTGGTTCTGTTGGTGATGGTCAACAACTTGCCGAATATTCCCGGCCTGCTTGACCTTGTCCGGTCCATTCCGGGCTTCGCCGACATTCAGCAAATCAGCAAATTCGATCCGTCGGTGTTCTTTCCGATGGTCTTTTTCCTGATGATGATTATTGCGCTGACCGTTAGCTCTTTTTCGAGCTCCTGGCGCCTTGAGTCGCGTCCGAAATTCTATTTGGGGGTCTTCCTTGATACGCTGATGTTTGTCACCACCGTGGCGCTCTGTCTCGTATATTGGATCGAGCATCCCGATATCTGCCTGATCGACCAGTTGAACGGTGAACGGGCGCGGTTGATGGCGGAAAACCTGGCGCGCGCCGAGGAGTACCGGGAGTTGTTCGGCACCGACCCCGTCGCAGACATGCCGGAATGCGTGACCACACTGGGCAACTGGATTCTACCGTTTTTCCTAGTTTGCACCGCGGTTTTTTTCCTGTTCATCATCAAGATGTGGGGTTTCCCCATCGTGGTCGTGGCGCTGCTGGCCCTTGCTTATACGGTGATCACCTCGCTGATCTGGTATTTCGGCCTTTCGGACAATCCATACCTGACCACCGCCATCGGATCAGCCATTGAGGAAGAACGCAGCTATTCCACTGCGATCGCGGCGGCGCGCAATGCGATCATACTTGAATCGAACGGTGTTCTGGGCCAGTTCCTGAACATTATTGTCAACACAGTCTTCCCCTACATCGTCCTGGGTGCTCTGTTCGGTGCATCGGCGGGCGGGCAGTCATTGATCCGGATGGCGGTGGCCGCGACATACCGACTGCGCGGCGGCAGTGCCCATGCGGCCATCGTCGGATCGGCGGCATTCGGGACAATTTCGGGCGGACCAGTGGTCAATGTGCTGGGTACAGGCACCCTGACCATTCCGATGATGCAGAAGGCAGGTTACTCTGGCCGGTTTGCTGGCGGGGTCGAAGCCGCAGCGTCAACCGGCGGCCAGATCATGCCACCGGTCATGGGGGTCGCGGCCTTTGTTCTGGCCTCGCTGTCAGGCGTTCCCTATTCCGAAGTGATCGTGGCAGCATTCCTACCCGCTGTTGCCTATTTCCTGTCCATGTTTCTGACCGTGATGTTCCAGGCCCGCAAATCCGGGATTGAGGCCATTGGAGAGCTCACCGAGGATCAGAAAATCAACCGGCAGGACTTGCTTAACCTCGTGATGATCTTTGTGCCGATCCTGATCATCCTGTTCCTGCTACTGACCGGCAAGGACGAGGTCTCCACTGGGTTTCTGGCTCGTTTGATCGGCTATGATGCAGCTTCTGGCGCGCCGATGCCTTGGATTCTCGAACTGATCCGCAACGGAGCCGGAGACCCAGACAGCACAGGATTTTGGGCGGTTGTCGTGCTGTTCGGCTTGTTGTTCCTTGACCCCGGTGTCCGGGCCGTCCCGGCCAAATTGCTGGACGCGCTGTCGCAGGCGGGGATTCTGGCCGCACGCATGTATCTGTTGCTGATCGCAGTCACGGTGATCGACATCTGCAACAACTTCACCAACTTCACAGGGCTTTTGACAATCGACGTGCTGAACTGGCTGAAAACCGCAGATGTGTTCCAAGTGTTCGGTCTGGAAGTCCATATGGGGGGGTCGGCATATCTAATGTTGGTTCTTGTGGTAGCGATGTGCGTGACCATCCTCCTGGGTATGGGGATGCCCACATTGCCCGCCTATGTGAACGTTATCTTGCTGGTCGGTCCGCTGCTGGTGGCGCTTGGGACCTCGGTGTTCACGGCGCATCTATTTGTGTTCTACTTCGCTGTCGCCTCGGCCATTACCCCGCCAGTGGCCATCGCAGCCTATGCGGCTTCAACCATTTCGAAGTCCGAGCCCATGGCCACCGGCATCGCCGCTGTCCGCGCTGGCATTGTCGTGTTCACCATTCCCTTTGTTTTCGCTTTCTACCCTGAGATTCTACTGATTGACTATGCCCAGCTTGCCCCAGGGACGGGATCGGAGACAGGTTCAGTCTATCTCGACGGCTATGACGGAACGATCGACACCCTGTCGTTGGTGTGGTTGCTGCTGCGTCTCGTACTGGCGCTCTATCTGGTGTCCAGCGCCTTGGCAGGGTTCGAGCGGGCAAAGCTGGCGCGCTGGGAAATCTGGCTCCGTCTTGCGGTAGCTGGTGCCGTCCTATTCAAAACGCACGAGATACAGATTGCTGCTCTGATTCTCGCAGGGCTGGCACTTGCCTGGCATTGGAGGCAGGCTGGCAAGACATCGAATACCGGCCAAAACAGATGGGAGGCCCCATGA
- a CDS encoding TAXI family TRAP transporter solute-binding subunit, with translation MQSKFKATLMACVLAAGLVPAQVGAQSITLSLETSTPTGAGGLVASHMAEVAAERGIATIQVQTGKTLTKSIQQVAEGQTDIVSTPLVLYALLSRGLGPYGKLGKEKGAALAANLRLLYPYHFSSFQLFAYESTGIDSWDKLEGRNVFNGPPRGGALTMARTMIQLTTGLKDGENYNGKQVAWGQADSLFMDGSVDAAVRNATFPAEFMPLYSSAGRMNIVSVPVATFESEAFQKWAKGPGQSPMIMAISEMGYGDDVSVISEDNMFRAVAATGGDTVHKDMPNDLAKALTAAFIETNSELLAKTPWAPGNRYGKIDNETMGICNAGIKLHPGALMAWEEAGFDVPDCAKP, from the coding sequence ATGCAATCAAAGTTCAAAGCCACTCTGATGGCCTGCGTGTTGGCGGCAGGGCTTGTCCCGGCGCAGGTTGGCGCACAATCTATCACGCTGTCCCTGGAAACCTCGACTCCGACGGGCGCTGGCGGTCTGGTGGCAAGCCATATGGCCGAGGTCGCAGCTGAACGCGGCATTGCCACTATCCAGGTTCAGACCGGTAAGACGTTGACCAAATCGATTCAGCAGGTCGCCGAGGGCCAGACCGACATCGTGAGCACGCCGCTGGTTCTCTATGCGCTCTTGTCGCGGGGCCTTGGGCCTTACGGCAAGCTGGGCAAGGAAAAGGGCGCTGCACTGGCCGCCAACCTGCGACTGCTCTACCCATACCACTTCAGCTCGTTCCAGCTATTTGCTTACGAAAGCACCGGGATCGACAGCTGGGACAAGCTGGAAGGTCGCAACGTGTTCAACGGCCCGCCCCGTGGTGGCGCGTTGACTATGGCGCGCACCATGATCCAGTTGACGACCGGGTTGAAGGATGGCGAAAACTATAATGGCAAGCAGGTTGCTTGGGGGCAGGCGGATTCGCTGTTCATGGATGGCAGTGTCGATGCGGCCGTTCGCAACGCGACCTTCCCGGCCGAATTCATGCCGCTTTATTCTTCTGCAGGCCGCATGAACATCGTCTCGGTGCCCGTGGCCACGTTCGAAAGTGAAGCGTTCCAAAAATGGGCAAAGGGCCCCGGTCAATCTCCGATGATCATGGCGATCTCGGAGATGGGTTATGGCGATGATGTGAGTGTCATCTCGGAAGACAATATGTTCCGGGCTGTTGCGGCAACCGGTGGCGACACCGTCCACAAGGACATGCCCAACGATCTGGCAAAGGCGCTAACGGCGGCCTTTATCGAAACCAATTCCGAACTGCTGGCCAAAACGCCGTGGGCGCCGGGCAACCGCTATGGCAAAATCGACAACGAAACCATGGGCATTTGCAATGCCGGAATCAAACTGCACCCCGGTGCGCTCATGGCCTGGGAAGAAGCCGGTTTCGACGTGCCGGATTGCGCCAAGCCGTGA
- a CDS encoding MBL fold metallo-hydrolase codes for MKITILGSGAALLDPDRGHTSIAVQIREKTYLLDMGTGATRKMIESAIHPLSVEAIFLTHLHFDHTADLPVFVIGSWMADRQGAIPIYGPPGTSESVAHLFEDGAFDTDIKARAKYPQRQGNLEVLRPDVHTIKPGVIFVDDRLKVTAMPVDHIPPETCECYGLKLESEGKTLVFSSDTTALPEMVDFAKDADVLIHEATFHEAAIEFRSKNGIGTFSHTSPRELGRIARDAGVKFLVPTHIGHWDSTNPIVRNLASKHMPVEVMGPDQLDKVVENIREAYGGPVQIAKDLLTIHV; via the coding sequence TTGAAAATTACGATACTTGGCAGCGGCGCAGCGCTACTTGATCCGGATCGGGGGCATACGTCGATTGCCGTTCAGATCCGGGAAAAGACCTACCTGCTGGACATGGGGACGGGTGCGACCCGGAAGATGATCGAGAGCGCCATCCACCCGCTGTCCGTCGAGGCCATCTTTCTGACCCATCTGCATTTCGACCATACGGCGGACCTACCGGTTTTTGTGATCGGGTCCTGGATGGCTGATCGTCAAGGAGCGATCCCGATCTACGGCCCCCCGGGGACGTCGGAGTCGGTTGCACACCTGTTCGAAGATGGCGCATTTGACACCGATATCAAAGCGCGGGCGAAATACCCGCAGCGACAGGGCAATCTGGAAGTGCTGCGCCCGGATGTCCACACGATCAAACCCGGCGTGATCTTTGTGGACGACCGGCTGAAGGTCACCGCGATGCCGGTAGACCACATTCCGCCCGAGACTTGCGAATGCTATGGGTTGAAGCTGGAAAGCGAAGGCAAGACCTTGGTGTTCAGCAGCGACACGACCGCGTTACCGGAAATGGTGGATTTTGCCAAAGATGCCGATGTGTTGATCCACGAGGCGACGTTCCACGAAGCCGCCATCGAATTCCGTTCCAAGAACGGCATCGGCACCTTTTCCCATACCAGCCCACGCGAATTGGGCCGGATCGCCCGGGATGCCGGGGTCAAATTCTTGGTCCCAACGCATATCGGCCATTGGGACAGCACCAATCCGATAGTGCGAAATCTGGCATCCAAACATATGCCGGTAGAGGTCATGGGGCCGGACCAGCTAGACAAGGTCGTGGAAAACATTCGCGAGGCCTATGGCGGGCCGGTGCAGATCGCAAAGGATCTGCTGACGATCCATGTGTGA
- a CDS encoding MarR family winged helix-turn-helix transcriptional regulator, with amino-acid sequence MTTWKQYLEDPEQFEGAFRLFDFPMHYFAAIQKRNQVNLGRKLEMIGLTPLDWRILAALRENGSMAINDLAEITVFDRFKVSRGANDLIKQGLVVPDPSARDGRKRRLILSESGQKKYKEAFTLVAQVYLANFEGLSDDEFEQLMRLVRRIRDNVFTLRNTRITQIRRSDDPLPAELPFPVWSPCTPAPFNPVMSAHVL; translated from the coding sequence GTGACGACTTGGAAGCAATATCTGGAGGATCCAGAACAGTTCGAAGGCGCATTCCGCCTGTTCGATTTTCCAATGCACTACTTTGCAGCCATCCAGAAACGTAATCAGGTCAATCTCGGGCGCAAACTAGAAATGATCGGGCTGACACCGCTGGACTGGCGCATCCTCGCCGCACTGCGGGAAAACGGCTCCATGGCAATCAATGATCTTGCAGAAATAACCGTGTTCGACCGCTTCAAGGTCAGCCGGGGGGCCAATGATCTGATCAAACAGGGGCTTGTAGTGCCAGATCCAAGCGCCCGCGATGGCCGTAAACGGCGCTTGATCCTGTCCGAGAGCGGGCAGAAGAAATATAAAGAGGCATTTACCCTTGTCGCTCAAGTCTATCTGGCGAATTTCGAGGGGCTTTCAGACGATGAGTTTGAACAATTGATGCGACTTGTCAGGCGGATCAGAGACAATGTCTTCACGTTGAGAAATACTAGGATCACGCAAATCCGCCGGTCGGATGACCCACTCCCAGCAGAGTTGCCATTTCCAGTGTGGTCCCCGTGCACACCAGCCCCGTTCAATCCGGTCATGTCCGCGCACGTTCTCTAA
- the istB gene encoding IS21-like element helper ATPase IstB, which yields MLTHPTLDRLKALRLDGMAEAFAELQAQDGAAGLTHAEWLGLLADREAASRETKRFDARMRAARLRHVGACPEDVDYRARRGLDKALFQSLLTGKWIADKRSLIITGPCGVGKTWLGCALAQAACRDGTTVLYKRMPRLFEELEMAHGDGRFPRLFRSLTKTQLLILDDWGPDRLTAPQRRDLMEIIEERYERGSTMVTSQLPVSAWHDLIGEPTFADAILDRIVHNAYRLQLEGQSMRKTIAEKDDVTPQT from the coding sequence ATGCTGACCCATCCAACCCTCGACCGCCTGAAAGCCCTGCGCCTTGATGGCATGGCGGAAGCCTTTGCCGAATTGCAGGCGCAGGACGGCGCCGCCGGTCTGACCCACGCCGAATGGCTGGGCCTGCTTGCCGACCGCGAAGCTGCCAGCCGGGAGACCAAGCGCTTTGACGCGCGCATGCGCGCGGCCAGGTTGCGCCATGTGGGCGCCTGCCCGGAAGATGTCGATTACCGCGCCCGCCGCGGCCTCGACAAAGCGCTGTTCCAGAGCCTGCTCACGGGCAAGTGGATCGCCGACAAGCGCAGCCTGATCATCACCGGCCCGTGCGGGGTCGGCAAGACTTGGCTGGGCTGCGCTCTGGCGCAGGCCGCCTGCCGCGATGGCACCACTGTGCTCTACAAGCGCATGCCGCGCCTCTTCGAGGAGCTCGAAATGGCCCATGGCGATGGCCGCTTCCCCCGTCTGTTCCGCAGTCTCACGAAAACCCAGTTGCTGATCCTCGATGACTGGGGGCCGGACCGGCTGACCGCACCGCAGCGCCGCGATCTGATGGAGATCATCGAAGAGCGATACGAGCGCGGCTCCACCATGGTCACCAGCCAGCTGCCCGTCTCCGCCTGGCACGACCTTATCGGAGAACCCACCTTCGCCGACGCCATCCTCGACCGCATCGTCCACAATGCCTACCGCCTCCAACTTGAGGGGCAGTCCATGCGCAAAACCATCGCCGAAAAGGATGACGTAACACCTCAGACCTGA